One segment of Labilithrix sp. DNA contains the following:
- a CDS encoding serine/threonine protein kinase: MSGLSGAPRYHVVDEIAAGGMGVVYLALRTDPSGRCEPVAIKRLHEHLLDDQAMVDAFVDEARIASRLDHPNLVRVHDVTPLDAELVIVMDWVEGITLSSLLKKQPEPLPIPVVRRVLVDTLDGLHSAHELRDDGGAPLNVVHRDISPQNMLVGSDGRTRLTDFGIALARGRLAPTTVQGVKGKLPYLSPEQINRAPLDRRCDLFAFGAVAWELLARRRLFRAGTEAETLAMILRDPIPPPSSERMEVPLDLDETILRALERKPERRFESADAFARAIEEGGPLAPREDVGRLVIAAVGTTLAARRQKLSHAMERPAPPRLLREELTATVLAPPPPPPPRPAASLAMSISPPPEPAPSRSSTPMVLGVVVALLLAIGLVVKYKEPTAERPPRFPDSTPAPPPEVARTASLPSLAPSIELPATPTPPPPTPPAPRPHRPARRDAGAARQPFMPDDL, translated from the coding sequence ATGTCCGGGCTGAGCGGGGCGCCTCGCTACCACGTCGTCGACGAGATCGCGGCGGGCGGTATGGGCGTCGTGTACCTCGCGCTCCGCACCGATCCGAGCGGGCGCTGCGAGCCGGTCGCGATCAAGCGGCTGCACGAGCACCTCCTCGACGATCAGGCGATGGTGGACGCGTTCGTCGACGAGGCGCGGATCGCCTCGCGGCTCGATCACCCGAACCTCGTCCGCGTCCACGACGTCACGCCGCTCGACGCGGAGCTCGTCATCGTCATGGATTGGGTCGAGGGCATCACGCTCTCCTCCCTCCTCAAGAAGCAGCCGGAGCCGCTCCCGATCCCGGTCGTGCGGCGCGTGCTCGTCGACACGCTCGACGGCCTCCACTCCGCGCACGAGCTCCGCGACGACGGCGGCGCGCCGCTCAACGTCGTCCATCGCGACATCTCCCCCCAGAACATGCTCGTCGGGAGCGACGGCCGCACGCGCCTCACCGACTTCGGCATCGCCCTCGCGCGCGGCCGCCTCGCCCCGACGACGGTGCAAGGCGTGAAGGGCAAGCTCCCGTACCTCTCGCCCGAGCAGATCAACCGCGCGCCGCTCGATCGCCGCTGTGACCTCTTCGCGTTCGGCGCGGTGGCGTGGGAGCTCCTCGCGCGCCGCCGCCTCTTCCGCGCCGGCACCGAGGCGGAGACGCTCGCGATGATCCTCCGCGATCCGATCCCACCGCCGAGCAGCGAGCGGATGGAGGTGCCGCTCGACCTCGACGAGACGATCCTCCGCGCGCTCGAGCGCAAGCCGGAGCGGCGCTTCGAGTCCGCCGACGCCTTCGCGCGCGCGATCGAGGAGGGCGGCCCCCTCGCGCCGCGCGAGGACGTGGGCCGCCTCGTCATCGCCGCGGTCGGCACCACCCTCGCCGCGCGCCGCCAGAAGCTCTCGCACGCGATGGAGCGCCCCGCCCCGCCGCGCCTCCTGCGCGAGGAGCTCACCGCCACCGTCCTCGCGCCGCCGCCGCCGCCGCCGCCCCGCCCCGCGGCGTCGCTCGCGATGTCCATCTCGCCGCCGCCGGAGCCCGCCCCGAGCCGCTCGTCGACGCCGATGGTCCTCGGCGTCGTCGTCGCGCTGCTCCTCGCGATCGGGCTCGTTGTAAAATACAAGGAACCGACCGCCGAGCGCCCGCCCCGTTTCCCGGACTCGACGCCGGCCCCGCCCCCCGAGGTCGCGCGCACCGCGTCGCTCCCGTCGCTGGCGCCGAGCATCGAGCTCCCCGCCACGCCCACGCCGCCGCCGCCGACGCCGCCCGCGCCGAGGCCCCACCGGCCAGCCCGCCGCGACGCCGGCGCCGCGCGGCAACCGTTCATGCCCGACGATCTCTGA